From a single Populus nigra chromosome 18, ddPopNigr1.1, whole genome shotgun sequence genomic region:
- the LOC133678284 gene encoding protein BOLA1, chloroplastic, producing the protein MGSRGVANMILSRASRMKAKLQSSLEASLLEIEDVSHQHAGHAAMKGNTAAETHFNVKIVSPKFDGLNLVKRHRLVYDALSEELQSGLHALSIVAKTPQEEGAAAKK; encoded by the coding sequence ATGGGTTCGCGAGGAGTAGCAAACATGATACTGTCAAGAGCAAGCAGGATGAAAGCAAAATTACAATCATCACTAGAAGCAAGTCTTTTGGAAATCGAAGACGTATCACACCAGCACGCAGGCCATGCTGCCATGAAAGGCAATACTGCAGCGGAAACTCATTTCAATGTCAAGATTGTGTCTCCCAAATTTGACGGGCTTAATCTAGTGAAGCGTCACCGCTTGGTTTATGATGCACTCTCGGAAGAGTTGCAGTCTGGGCTGCATGCTCTCTCCATAGTTGCCAAGACTCCACAAGAAGAAGGAGCAGCTGCAAAAAAGTGA
- the LOC133678771 gene encoding E3 ubiquitin-protein ligase RING1-like, translating to MSSTGGVPQLYFCYQCDRTVTITPSPTSDLSCPNCQEGFLEEYESPNPSSNPVDSGLGPAILLDEFASIFGGMAPTPRSSNNSTTTNSSSASPLFQDPDGFNPFAFLQNYLQTMRAGGANIQFVIENNSGMGGMDTTGFRLPANLGDYFIGPGLEQLIQQLAENDPNRYGTPPASKSAVENLPDIKVTKELLESDSSQCAVCKDIFELGEEAKQIPCKHIYHKDCITPWLELHNSCPVCRYELPTDDPDYEQRKGNGNDGGYQNAGGGNSGGGSFSDGDNSDGNAQTPRDRRFRIAFQWPFSSGSGRSVGSSAGASNSGSGNNNDEDSRGNTNFGSETREEDLD from the coding sequence atgtcTTCCACCGGCGGCGTCCCGCAACTCTACTTCTGTTACCAGTGCGACCGAACCGTAACAATAACTCCGTCACCAACCTCCGATCTCTCATGTCCTAACTGTCAGGAAGGTTTCCTCGAAGAATATGAATCTCCAAACCCTAGCTCTAACCCTGTCGATTCTGGTCTCGGCCCCGCCATCTTACTCGACGAATTCGCCTCCATCTTCGGTGGCATGGCCCCCACTCCTCGATCATCAAACAACTCAACAACAACAAACTCTTCTTCCGCGTCGCCGCTTTTTCAAGATCCCGACGGCTTCAATCCTTTCGCGTTCCTTCAAAATTACCTCCAAACCATGAGAGCCGGCGGAGCAAACATTCAGTTTGTGATTGAAAATAATTCTGGTATGGGTGGAATGGACACCACAGGATTTCGTCTTCCGGCGAATCTCGGAGATTATTTTATCGGACCAGGGTTAGAGCAACTGATCCAACAGCTTGCGGAGAATGATCCTAATAGGTATGGAACTCCGCCGGCATCAAAGTCTGCGGTGGAGAATCTCCCTGATATTAAGGTAACGAAGGAATTATTGGAGTCGGATTCTTCACAGTGTGCGGTTTGTAAGGATATTTTTGAGCTAGGGGAGGAAGCGAAACAAATTCCTTGTAAGCATATCTATCATAAGGATTGTATTACACCTTGGCTTGAATTGCATAATTCGTGTCCGGTTTGTCGGTATGAGTTGCCTACTGATGATCCTGATTATGAGCAGAGGAAAGGGAATGGGAATGATGGTGGTTATCAGAATGCAGGTGGTGGGAATAGTGGTGGTGGGTCTTTTAGTGATGGTGATAATAGTGATGGTAACGCACAGACTCCAAGAGACAGGAGGTTTAGGATTGCTTTTCAGTGGCCTTTTAGTAGTGGTAGTGGTAGGTCGGTTGGATCATCAGCGGGGGCTAGCAATAGTGGGAGTGGGAACAACAATGATGAGGATTCGAGAGGGAATACCAACTTTGGATCCGAGACTAGAGAAGAGGATCTTGATTGA